From the genome of Streptomyces sp. NBC_01260, one region includes:
- the araD gene encoding L-arabinonate dehydratase, giving the protein MTPGAGRVSSEELRSHQWYGTDGLRSFSHRARTRQLGYLPEEHLGKPVIAILNTWSDINPCHVHLRERAQAVKRGVWQAGGFPLEFPVSTLSETFQKPTPMLYRNMLAMETEELLRSYPVDGAVLLGGCDKSTPALLMGAASADLPAVFVPAGPMLPGHWRNEVLGSGTDMWKYWDDKRAGLIGDCEMAELENGLARSPGHCMTMGTASTLTAAAEALGVTVPGASSIPAVDSGHDRMAARSGLAIVELVWQQRKLSEILTADAYEDAVATVLALGGSTNAVIHLIAMAGRSGITLTLDDFDRIARTVPVLANLRPGGKYLMEDFHFAGGLPGFLARLTDVLHLDRPTVTHDTLRAQLDGALVHNSDVIRERDNPLADEGGVAVLRGNLCPDGAVIKHIAAEPHLLRHTGPAVVFDDYQEMQRTINDPALALTPDHVLVLRNAGPKGGPGMPEYGMLPIPDYLLKQGVRDMVRLSDARMSGTSYGACVLHIAPESYVGGPLALVRSGDLITLDVEARLLHLDVSEEELSRRRAGWAPPANRYERGYGALYQDQITQADTGCDFAFLARPGDVPDPYAG; this is encoded by the coding sequence ATGACCCCCGGGGCCGGCCGCGTCAGCTCCGAGGAACTGCGCAGCCACCAGTGGTACGGCACGGACGGGCTCCGCTCCTTCAGCCACCGCGCCCGCACCCGCCAGCTCGGCTACCTCCCCGAGGAGCACCTCGGCAAGCCGGTCATCGCGATCCTCAACACCTGGTCCGACATCAACCCCTGCCACGTCCACCTGCGCGAGCGCGCCCAGGCGGTCAAGCGGGGGGTCTGGCAGGCGGGCGGCTTCCCGCTCGAATTCCCGGTCTCCACCCTCTCGGAGACGTTCCAGAAGCCGACCCCGATGCTCTACCGCAACATGCTGGCGATGGAGACGGAGGAGCTGCTGCGCTCCTACCCCGTCGACGGTGCGGTGCTGCTGGGCGGCTGCGACAAGTCGACGCCCGCGCTGCTGATGGGCGCCGCCTCCGCCGATCTGCCGGCCGTCTTCGTACCGGCCGGGCCGATGCTGCCGGGGCACTGGCGCAATGAAGTCCTCGGCTCCGGCACCGACATGTGGAAGTACTGGGACGACAAGCGGGCCGGACTCATCGGCGACTGCGAGATGGCCGAACTGGAGAACGGGCTCGCCCGCTCGCCCGGCCACTGCATGACGATGGGCACCGCCTCCACCCTGACGGCCGCGGCCGAGGCGCTCGGCGTCACCGTCCCCGGCGCCTCCTCCATCCCGGCCGTCGACTCGGGCCACGACCGGATGGCCGCGCGGTCCGGACTCGCGATCGTCGAACTGGTGTGGCAGCAGAGGAAGTTGTCGGAGATCCTCACGGCGGACGCGTACGAGGACGCCGTCGCCACCGTCCTCGCGCTCGGCGGTTCCACCAACGCCGTCATCCACCTCATCGCGATGGCGGGCCGCTCCGGGATCACGCTCACCCTCGACGACTTCGACCGCATCGCCCGCACCGTTCCGGTGCTGGCCAATCTGCGGCCCGGCGGGAAGTACCTCATGGAGGACTTCCACTTCGCCGGCGGGCTGCCCGGCTTCCTGGCCCGGCTCACCGACGTACTCCACCTGGACCGGCCCACGGTCACGCACGACACCCTGCGCGCACAGCTCGACGGCGCGCTGGTGCACAACAGCGACGTCATCCGGGAACGCGACAACCCCCTCGCCGACGAGGGCGGCGTGGCGGTGCTGCGCGGCAACCTCTGCCCGGACGGCGCGGTCATCAAGCACATCGCCGCCGAACCCCACCTGCTGCGCCACACCGGTCCCGCGGTCGTCTTCGACGACTACCAGGAGATGCAGCGCACCATCAACGACCCGGCCCTGGCCCTCACTCCGGACCATGTGCTGGTGCTCCGCAACGCCGGACCCAAGGGCGGCCCGGGTATGCCCGAGTACGGCATGCTGCCGATCCCCGACTACCTGCTGAAGCAGGGCGTACGGGACATGGTGCGGCTCTCCGACGCCCGGATGAGCGGCACCAGTTACGGGGCCTGCGTGCTGCACATCGCACCCGAGTCCTATGTCGGCGGGCCCCTCGCCCTCGTCCGCAGCGGTGACCTGATCACCCTGGACGTCGAGGCGCGCCTGCTCCATCTCGACGTCAGCGAGGAGGAGTTGTCGCGGCGCAGGGCCGGGTGGGCGCCGCCGGCCAACCGGTACGAGCGCGGTTACGGCGCGCTCTACCAGGACCAGATCACCCAGGCCGACACCGGCTGCGACTTCGCCTTCCTGGCCCGGCCGGGAGACGTGCCCGACCCGTACGCCGGCTGA